Part of the Vigna unguiculata cultivar IT97K-499-35 chromosome 3, ASM411807v1, whole genome shotgun sequence genome, cacaaaataaataaaaaataaggagTAAAGTTAACGGACATTTCAAGGTTTCGAGAAGACCACTTAATTTTATGGttaattttcaacttcagttTTCCATGGCTTTGACATATTCAAACgataaataaatgttagaagTTCAAAAGTTCAACACCAAAAGCAAAAATAGACATCTGATTGATTCGGTAGCCTTTTAATTAAAAGGCAAATGCAGATTTCCAATTTCCAACTGTAAATGGAAATAAAGAGCCAAATACAAAAGGTCTAACATCAAAACAGTATTGAGAATATAAATGAACACCCTGTAGGTACAGCTTTTactgaaattaaaagaaaaacattaccTTCATTTAACGGTTACAGTAGTTAAATCAAgtgtaaaagttttaaaatacacatgaaatcattaaaattgatcatATAGTAAATTTCTGGTGTCATCATATATGTACACCGAAAACATTCTAgctttgaacttcaattatggtTTATGAAATTTCCCATCCATGTTCCTGGTTGCAAGGCAATTCTAAAAGGATCATGTACATAGATAAAAAGGGATGATTATACATGGTTGTTCCacttgttataaaattatatgtacaGAGAGAAAAGAAATTGCTTTAAGCTTTGCCTTACAAATTGATGACACCAGTTCCATGGATACTCTAAGCATGGTTTTCTATAAACTGTAACTTCACAAAAAATTGTATCTACAACATCatcaaaatttcttcttttcattttaagaGAAAGATTCATTGAGTTGCGTTTCCACTTCTACTCCACGTCGACTAGAAATAAAgtcatttcataatatataagtggggtgcaaaccttattttacaagccggttttgtagAATTGAGTTAAGCTTAAACTCTATTTTTAACGTGATATCAAAACCAAATTAAAGATTATCCTAGTAAACTTTCTTGAACATTATGTTACACTTTGAATCGTTAACGGACCATCCATTTCTAGACACTATCATATTTTAAGTATTGTCTGTCCTGAGCCTATCATACTGACCTAAAGTTGATTGTATATACATTATGGGCTTAGACATATCTGCAGGCCCTTTAGTTTGAGTTGGCCCATTTTCAGTATCAAGCCTTTCCTGGTCGTAAGATAAATTTTCATTCCAACTTGACTTATTCTGTTATCATTTATAAGTTTCTACTGTGttgaaaatatttctaaattctCAAAACTAAGAGTAAGAAATGGTATAAGCTCTTTGGAGAagatgaatttcaatttctttcttttttttttcccaagTCCTAATAAGCACTGCAAGCCAAAGCGACAGACGCAGGATATGGGGAAGAAAAACATCGTAACTAAAACCAAAATTTCCCCAAATTGTTCCAAAATTTAGACTCTCGTATCCCCGAGACAGGGAGAAGAGACGAatacaaaaaggaaaaagaaacaatGGAACAAGTGTAATTAGCAGCATGTTATCTCAGTGGCTGGCACGTATCATAAGATCAAGCACTGACTCATTAACCAGATTTGCGAAGACTTCGTTTGCCAGGTCCTCACCCAATTGTTGTATTTCTTGATCATAGTTTTTCCACTCTTCACATTTGTCCATCTCCCTAACATACACGCACCTTCGTCCTTGTTCTTCCCAATCCAAATACAGTTCTTGGGGTCGCCCGTTTATCCAATCCTCTGCTACCTTGCAAAGCTGAAGCTTTTTTGAGAGATCAATGTCTTTACATTCTCCAATACTCTTCTTGAAGTAGTCAAACAACAGGTTTTCTGCCTTAAGTATCAAAATGTTGCGTGGATTTGAACCTTTAACGAAGTTCAGAAGATTTCGAGCATTCTCCTCAATGTTGTGGTTGTTTGCAGGACGCAAGTTATTTCGAGTACGCGCTGCTGCCACTACTACGCGGGAACATTGTTTTGTAGAATGGTCGAGTGTTTCATCTCCCAGCTCTAACCGCGCGAACCTTTTCTCTAATACCACCGGCTCCAGTGAAGCCACACTTTCCAAATGGCATCTTTTGTGCATATGCTTGTGTTTCCCTCCtgtattttattcatttgtcagaaaagaaaaaaataacaatggcATCGAGGTTGAGGGAAGAAAGAAAAGCATTACGTACCTTCCGTGATGGAAACAACAGAGGAAGTGGATCTGAAACGAGACTTGTAAATCTCTTCTTCATCTACAAATGGACAATCTAGTATCGATACAGGACTAAACTGTTCTTTCTCGTTTGCCCAGTATTCCTGTTTCACCAGATCCATTTCACTAATTACTCTCATTTTCattagagagaaagagatatcATCAAAGTTTTTTTAGATATAACTGACACTTTTATTAATGCTGGAATTCTAACTATAAGAGTGGATGGGCACATAATCAATTGTGTACTATAATTTAGGTGAGATTCATTCAAGAGTTTAACTTTAATAGAGTATTATTACCATATTTATGAAGTGTATCAAAATACTAAAAACTTTACCCAAAACGTCAAACCTTTCTTCTAATGTATCGATTTGTTGTTTAAAGATGCGGAAAGAAATTTCAATAATGCATCAAATATATCaacactttattttaatttcggTCAGATCAAGATTAAGTTGTTCTCAGGTTACCCttctatgatttttatttatttattttgaaataaaataattgttaatttacttttaatttactTTGTAGGATTGGTGAAGGGgagaagaaaatatgaaaatggaaaatgaaaagtACACTTGGTTAAACGATCTTTTAAGAAGATGAGTCGAATGTGATCATGTCCACTCAtaggtaaaataattttattgttagataaaaataataatttttgtaagttTCGCAGCTTACATAGAAAGGTTACAAACAAAAATTTGGATGGTGAATCTGAGTAACCCTTGTTAACCAGTGTTCttacttttaacaaaaaaatcattaaactttaaaatacttaaaatgtttaataataaaatatatttatatagtattATATTCAGTCCTAGTGAATTATTGGAAGTTAGAAGTCAAAGTGGAGTAAACTGAGTAAAGTTAGTTAGGGCATAGACCCAACCCTACTAGTTCACGTGCCGCCACGCactgaaatttataatttgaaggTAAAAGCAAAGCAGTGTATACTTAGCCGCCGTCCTGAAAATGACAGAAGATTAGGTGAAACCTAACTTCCCAAACTATCACCTATTTGAACTGAAATCACCTTAAACCAACGGTTAAGGAgtccaaaacaaaattttattttaataaactacTCCCTACCAGTATTTCATTTAAtcacaatttttaataaaaaatagcaGTGAGTTTGTTTCAGCGCCGCGGAAGGCGCTTAGTGTGCTACGCAGTCCTCACATCTTCTCGTGAATAATTAAACGTTTAATTATCCCCACTCTGCACGTGCAAATCACTGCTACGAGCTGTGTTTAGTACAGGGAATCGTATCCTCCATAAcaatttagacaaaaaaatataatacttataattattaattaaaaactgaTAATCAAAGATCATAGTAATATTGAACACATGCACAGGATATTATAAACTCAATTTCTTTTCTCACaattctaaattaattaaaacctTTAATTTTTCCTAAAACCTgctatgtattttgtttttccGGATCTGACTGATTAAATATACTTTATGAAGCTTGCTTGaacatttttctttctctaaatcatgaacaatattaaaaaaagaatcgAAAGTTGGAAATTAGAGTAGTACTTACCTTGGTTATCACTTCTTCTTCTACCTTGTGACGTCGTGGTGTATACTGTTTGGTTGTCTCAAGCAGGAGGTAGTTTTCGTTGGAGCTCTCAGAGGAAGCAGCGGTAGATGCAAACGTGAATTCACTCTCTCCCCAGCTGTTACTGCCACAACCAGAAGAAGTGGTGAAACTCGGGGCAGCTAATGCAGTATACTCATTGAACGACGTCGCTTTACGATGTTCCTGATCCAGCATAATGAGTTCGCGGAAAGATGTCCTCCTCCGCGGCACGCCTTGGCTTCCCTCTTCCCTCACCGCTGCTGCTTTTCTCCAGAAGCTTCTACTCAACAGCTTCCTCGAGAGGCTTCTACAGAGAACGCCACCTCTCTTCGCTCTACCACTCTTCTGTGACATCGGCAGCGACTTTATCGCGTTGATTACGGCCACGGAAGCTCTCTGAAGAGCCGACACCGATGATCGTCGACGCGGAGGGAGTGTGTTCCTTCTTTTGCGTTGCAGTTGGAGATCTTTCTCAACGAAGAATCCCACGGTGGTGCAGCATTGTCGGCGCGGCAACGATTTAAAACCGTTGGATGAACAGGAGCTGAGGTCGTCCCGGAGGTAGTCTTTGAGCAAAACGGCACGTTTTGGGGGATGCTTGGAAGCACTGAAAGCCATGTATGTCTAAGCTGAGAAGTAGTTGAAGAAAAATAAGGTAGGGAAAGAGTCTATGGTGCAGAAATATAGAGATAGTTTAGAGagtatatatattgttaaagaAGTTGTGAGTGGGGAAAGACAAGAGAAGCTTCGGCGGTGAAGATCTCAAAACTTAACAGTCTgtgaaatgattaaaataatggTGTGTGGAAAGCAGACAAATTTAGAGATATATTGAAGTAAGAAGCGTGCGATGAAACTGTGAATATGACATAATGAAGGGTGAGTAAGTGGGGATGCAAGAAAGAAGAAGCTTGGATGGTTCTTAATTGAAAGTTTGAATCTGAAGAgagaataatttattaatattggcTCAATTTAGAGTTTGTTTTGAACTGAGTTACTTGAGATAAACAAATACGACACTGCATGCTTTGGACTGTAAATAGACCTGTAGTTGACTATTTACTATTTTCTCTCCACGCGCTTAGCCACGTGCCACGTGTTTGTGATCCTCCTGTTGACTTCCTTCGCACTTCCGACACTCATCTCATCCTTTTCCTATTATTTCCTTTCGactctaatttttctttttaaaagcaTTTTACTCATTTCAAAATTGACAAATGCCAGTTAAACAAAAGTAAGACACGTCTTtctaaaattgttaaataaggTATTTTTAACATGgaatacttattttaaattctttaacaCTATTATGATACATTTTCAGTTCCCTATACATATTTCATAAATTCCATCAACTATATCATCTGTTTAATGATTTATATAACTAACATAACAAGTATTCTAGAAAAAGGCAACACGTAAAAGTATTGTTGATAGTATTTTCCTTGTGtctgtgttttcttttttctgaacATCATTGCTGTTTGATGACAAAAGTAACCAAGCACCttgactataaaaaaaaaattatatgtttaatcACTCAAATGGTATTCCGGTAGGTGGAGGTGTATCAATTTGTTACCCGTTTTTAAAACAGTATCAATTGTATTTCaacttttgaatttttgaaaaagtgtttcaattaggttCTTTTCACATGAAGATGACTAACGGTGTGCACCACgtgtcaatattttttttttgttttttttttacattttttaaaattttttatttttatttttcttttttgtaaaaaaaataccacgtgtcaagtccctggtATAACACGTGGCAatacaatgtcacgtgtcagtgtgACCATCAGATGTTgttgatttaaatttaatgtcCATATATGTCTCAATGATTCAATTCCTTACTTATGTatctctgattcaattttgacacttttttttaataattaaaatctatttttttataaaattaaaattaattaagtataaaaaaattacaaaaattaaatatttgatatttatattaaaatttagtggtaaaagtcattctattaagtcaattttaataaaaaaatattagtataacattcatataaataaaaattttggtataaaattagtaagacacgatattgttctattttgaaaaaaaaaattaacaaaacatgagtacttaatgaaaagtaattaataaagtaatatgttaaaaagtcatttttaataaaaactattagtataatatttaaacaaataataaatttggtctgaaatttgAGAGAAacatttatacttaattagttctaattttgtaaaaaatggattacaaaaatattttaattatttaaaaaaagttgggACAAGATTGAATTACATACACATAAGTAGGGACtaagttgaataaaaaatacatatatggggattaaattgaaatcaatacagtgacatctgatagtgacactgacaatgtcatgtgtcacattagggacctgacacgtggcatttttttttcaaaagattaaaaaaaacaaaaaaaaaatacagactgacacgtggcacgttgttAACGgcgttaataatttttgtttgaaagagacctaattgaagcattCTTTCAAAAGCTGGGATGCAATTAACACTTTTGTAAAAGCGATTACCAAATTGACACACCTCTACCAAAATGGGTATCATCCGAATAatttaacccaaaaatatatatcaaaaatgagaaagtggagTACCATATAAGAATGAAGACTCAAAAACCCTTGTCTTTAGGTTTTGGACTCAAGTCTTGTATCCTCCAGTAAACCTCCTCCTCTGTAAACTTAAGAAGTGATATAAGAACAGATAATTATGGTGACCAACTCAAACGAGTGCAATATGGTCCTTGTATCCAATGGCGGATCTTCAACCAATATTTTGGGagtgtcaaaattttggttgaattactcttttggtccatTTTTTCGTCCAAAAATGTCATATTGGTTATCtagtttttttagtctcaatttggtctcgatcttttaaaaattgatgcaatttgatcatttttgttaaatttcttaaatcggaacaaggatttttcatcaaaattgacactaggattatgtcaattatACTAACAAAGAAATCATTATTCACAACTACAATTTTTATGGAAAAACATTGATCTAAtccaagaaatttaacaaaaaaaagaccaaattgctTCATTCTTTCAAAAATCGGAACCAAACTggaactataaaaaaaattagaggactaacttatatttttgaattaaaataaaaaccaaaagagtaatcccattttttttatataaaccaGTAAAAACAtcgtaaataataaaaaataataaaattataattataattataattaaatataaataattttcataattttattagaattaattttcagtgattaaattttaaaaaataattaaataaaaaatggttaaattaaataaatgatcacttaataataatattaagaaaataaatatttttatttaaaaaatattcaaaaggtcaaattgaaaaataaatgttgccaataaaaaaaactttttttatgtattgatatataaatttatttagaatattaaatatataaaatatattaaaatattaaaaatattaaatttttaaaaagtatatttaaaattatataataaataatataaatataaaaaatttggagGGACTATAatctagggatggcaacggggcggggcgggtacgggtatcatgatctcatccccatccccataataaaaattcatccccatccccatccccaaacccaacgggtatacaacttttgacccatccccatccccaccgggtaacgggtattttcttatacccatacccatacccatttttttattgtttcatatatcaattaaatattttttataaaaaaaatttaaaaatcacaccaacggaatcatgatactatcaaaatattcaatattaaaataacatactctttttgattttcatgatgtcaaatattaagaaaaatattataatagtataaatcccaaattaaagtatcaaataacaactaaataaaattcaaataattatataaaagctaaaaaattacacattactaaaattttataataaccaaaatatttattaattttacaaatgatcagtggtttcatttgcattcgatccacctacacatagaaaaaaaatgaaaaattagatatgatataataattgaaattgaaaattttaattactagaatataatgtaccttcttcatcagattcattttcactcatgagaacatcttttccttttaattttttaacacctacaaacaccaaatgtagaatattagatgagaattcacaaaaaatactaacaaaaaatattaataaatttgagtatcttacctagatggtttgagttccatatccaacttcttgtacacatcaaagcctctatagtaatatgatgaagtcgactacggtgagaagttaatatctgaccaccagtactaaaagcagattcagaagctacagttgttattggaatagctaaaacatcccttgcaattgcttgaagggttggaaactttaacccatttgttttccaccatgataggatatcaaattcttgtgtaaccggcaaattatcttcttccaagtaataatccaactctgttttcataactgtagttctagattttttcttttttgccataaactctaaaaattcattcgcatcattatcaacatcctttcccaactccaatgatgtagctctataagaagaagtttcattcttttttgattgatattccaaaaccaaatcatagcacatttgacgaatcctactaagtttcagatcaaaatcattaccatacaatttataaaaataatattctaacatgtccatcttgtaccttggatctaaaactgaagcaattgccaatatgttatataacaaaaaacaaagagaatgagaaatatgttttatatatatatatatatatatatatatatatatatatatatatatatatatatatatatatatatatatattatattatattatattatatattatattactatgtatatatatattatatgtgtggatatcttatgtttatatatatatatatatatatatatatatatatatatatatatttatagatatatatttattttaagtatatattatattatataataatataaatataataatatatattatattattatgtatatatattatatgtatatgcgtagatattttatgtttatatatatatatatatatatatttcttttaaatttttataaaattgtaatgttataaatttgtttataaaagatctcactagttaaatgattaatttgttttatacgtatatattatatatattatattatattattatgtatatatattatatgtatattatattatattatattacatgtatatgtgtaaatatatatatatatatatatatatatatatatatatatatatatatatatatatatatatatatataaaagtatattttatttatatgtatatatactatattatattatattatattatattatgttatattttatgtgtaaatatattatttatttatatatattttttagattatttaataaattataaataatttagtaatttaagcggggacgggtatttgggcgggtatatatatatccccatcctcattcccatccccagttgaaaatttcgggtattacccatacccatacccatacccagtcaaagcggggattccccgtcaaaacggggatgGGTTCGGGTTATACCCACGGACACgaatttatttgccatctctaatccCCTTATATTATAACATAGATCCGACATTacgtgtataaaaaatattcctaacaaaaattatatatgactataatttttgtcttatcataataatatatcCAACACTAAAATCTATCATATTTCATGATGACTCTATTCCTATCAGTGGCATTATGTACTTTCGCACAAATATCCACAAAGTCTATTtcatttgatataataaatatgtaaattattaagatactagaatataaaatatcttttatcttttatatatatatatatatatattataatattattttattttcagttgATATGAAActtttaatctaaatttttataaaataatttatttgacaaATCTTAACTAAATATGTGTCAAGTGGgtacataaattaattaaattttattaaatgataatttctagatatatatattataaataattgaacgattaacttttcaatgttttgtaaaaataactatgTCAACTTAATGGATGAACCTTTTAGCTACTACAATGAAAATGAATTATAGttgttaataaatataagtaaaaggTATTATCTagtagtttttattatatttgttctaATGTTCATATTTATGAAGAGAGTTTGAATgcaaaagaatttaaatatattaagttaaataactaagataaattaaacaattcaaatataccGTATACCAGTCAATCCACATCTCTTTTTAATACCCCACGAACCCattctaaattaaaagttatatatatttattcggACCATGGtacttttacaaattattttgataaaatttaatttttaacaaacattaaacattttttttgttacataaaatcttttttttcatttattaaaatgttcACGTGTTCATTATcataaatttgtcaataaaactataaaaaaataattttcctatTCAATATAACCCACAACTCCCCAACCTATTATATCGAAACACTTTGCTTCAGCAAATAAAACATGCAAGAATTGGAAGATTTTTTGTATTGTCTCACttgtttttattacattaaagttataacttttcaagttttttcattttcaacacgtacatacatgaaatttgagggtaataaaagaaaattttgaaagtaaTTAGTAACTTACAGAAAAGTGAAATGACTAAAATGTGGTTTCAAGGATTGACACTGTGAAGCAACTTTTCACAACTTGTTGATAT contains:
- the LOC114176283 gene encoding uncharacterized protein LOC114176283, translating into MAFSASKHPPKRAVLLKDYLRDDLSSCSSNGFKSLPRRQCCTTVGFFVEKDLQLQRKRRNTLPPRRRSSVSALQRASVAVINAIKSLPMSQKSGRAKRGGVLCRSLSRKLLSRSFWRKAAAVREEGSQGVPRRRTSFRELIMLDQEHRKATSFNEYTALAAPSFTTSSGCGSNSWGESEFTFASTAASSESSNENYLLLETTKQYTPRRHKVEEEVITKEYWANEKEQFSPVSILDCPFVDEEEIYKSRFRSTSSVVSITEGGKHKHMHKRCHLESVASLEPVVLEKRFARLELGDETLDHSTKQCSRVVVAAARTRNNLRPANNHNIEENARNLLNFVKGSNPRNILILKAENLLFDYFKKSIGECKDIDLSKKLQLCKVAEDWINGRPQELYLDWEEQGRRCVYVREMDKCEEWKNYDQEIQQLGEDLANEVFANLVNESVLDLMIRASH